AACTTAATAGCATCTTTGTGGTCTGCCACATTTACACAACAATTAACTCAACGTTGTTTTCTTGTCTTTATCAGTATTTCCACATCTGGTGAAAAAGTTGAACACAGGTCTCCATGTGGTGATTATCCTCTTCCTTTGTGTGGCATTTTCGTTTGCCCTTATCAGTTTGGGATTTTGCATCTTAAACATAATGAAAGTTCCCTATCGGGCTATTAAAGGCCCGGCAGGAATAGCCCTGTGGAACATACTTGCAGGTAAACATtgactttaaaaaatggatactgCTAACAATTAATGATTAATGGTTATTATGATTCTGTATTCATTTCTATAGCATTGCATAGTGATTAACAGTAATGGTCTCATTCATCATAGCATTCCCACCTTTTATTTTGCCAAATTAGAATCTGGTTTTCAACATCATTGTGCATGTtactaaatgtttttttttagagATTCCATTTGTGCCAGATACAGTTTTAACAAAACATTTCTTGATGAATTCTCACCACATCCTTGAGTGTAATTTTTGGTTTTAGTCCCTATCACCTGTTCTAGACCAGCAAGCAGTTCCATGCCAGGGCagttgtgtgtgtgctggcacACTTGTCAGAGCTCTATGGGCTGAAAGCTGCTTTGCAGCATGTTCTGGACTGCACTTGATCTGTGATGTCTAATTCACCTGTGTAAGACCTAATCTATAGAAATCATGAGATAAACAATTCCTGGACTGCACCATTTTAGATTACAGGCAAGGACCTGCATGTTTGAATGTGTCTCCCCTGCCTCACAGggacagcccaagacattttgttgcctgaggcaaagggcaagatggcaacccccattccatgtataaaaCCCAACCAGACTGATAGTTGAAACTCACTTCACCACTGGCTGCTTCTAATGCACCTGAGTACAGCAGGGTAGCTTAAAAGTGCACGGCAGGCTTTTCTCTCCAGGATATGATGTCTGAGGtagccgcctcactctgcctaatggctgGGCCGGCCATGTTTTCCCCAGTTTAAAAACCCCTCCTGCTTGTAGAAAGCTAGCTGTCAGGGAGAATGATTCTAGCctcaggtcatagctagacctaaggtttatccctggatcgtccaggggtcaaacctgggccggatctacactactgctttaaagcgctttaaaactgttataaagcgctttaaagccatagtgtagatccggccctgttcatctaggtgacacacagaggagccaatgctcaggcagaggcgaaccctggatgatcccaggataaaccttaggtctagctgtggcctcagtgatTCAGTaatacctgcagtctgaagtcatGCACTTCAGTAACCGGGTTGGACCTAAGTTAATATCTGGTGTGGAAATGTTAAAGGGTTGAACATGCAGGTGGAAACTAAGCTTctctctatgggccttgctagacgaggccttagcgtgctttgagacccggtttccctgctgtgcgtccagatgacgcacaggggaatccgggcccaggccgcactgaagcctgccttaacgcgtcataagcgaattcgcttatggcgcgccttttccgcagccccggcctgaggccggggctgtggaatgtctagcaaggtccgtggctttttgcggctactcgcttactcgtgagtagccgggaaaagccacggactgggctcagcgctgtgcccatcgggctggtgggggggagatagggggggaaggctggaccggcaggagagggagatggcggaggatgacacaggacagggagggagagggaggacgggtgacacggggatggcggagggtgacacgggggacggggacagggacggggacggggagggagggcgaggaAAGAGTggacaggaggcatgggaagggatcaggaccggatgggggagtttaagtaaaaaaaaaaccttaccttgtcggggcgcacgtggcccctttaaaaaaaaaatggccgacgctgcagggcttccgtagtccctgcgcgtcggccgtctaggaggctgggcggcgcacgctaaagttagcgcgccgtcgccccgcctccctgccggcttatccggccaggtctagcaaggccctatgagtATGTTCAGAGAAGCAATGAAAACTGGAAGCGGTTCACACCTCCATGCTTCCAAATAAAGTGCAACAAGGGAATTTGTACACCTCCCATGTGACAAACTGTGTATGTTCCAGAAACATTTGGAATTTACACATTTTACCACAAGAGAAatttgcaatttccccctttgtACATTAAAGGAAACCAAGTGAGCTGGTGGATGCTCAacataaaacaaaccaacaacccaCTTAAAAACGGATGGCAGAGTCAACTGTTTTGCATCCAAATGTAGAAATGACTTTTTGTTTCAAATTCTCTTGCAGGTGGTTTTGCAGTGCTAGCAGTTACCTGCTTTATGGCTGCGGTCAAACTGCATCATCTTACGGAAAGGATTGCCAATTTCCGGGAACATATCTTCCAGTTTGTCATCTTGGAAGAACAGTACCAATACTCTTTTTGGCTTTGTGTAGCAGGCGCAACGGTTCATGGTGTGAATTTGTTCATCGTTGCCATCAGCGTGATTCACTTCCCTACACTGAAGACTAAGACGGAAGAAGCAAACGTCGCAGCAGAAGATATAATGTACTAAACACTTAACTGTCTGGGTTTGGCACTTGGCCAGTGTTAGGCCAGCATGATCTGTTGATCTGATCTGTTTTAAAGAAGTCAACAATGCTGGCAAGGGCATACAGATGTGG
This genomic stretch from Elgaria multicarinata webbii isolate HBS135686 ecotype San Diego chromosome 10, rElgMul1.1.pri, whole genome shotgun sequence harbors:
- the CLRN2 gene encoding clarin-2, whose amino-acid sequence is MPGCFKQTLFAFVAVLSFASFILIVVGMGTQKWMTGRILCKTGAELVNATDPELVKFMGEIYYGLFGGGKMRQCGLGGRRSRFRIFPHLVKKLNTGLHVVIILFLCVAFSFALISLGFCILNIMKVPYRAIKGPAGIALWNILAGGFAVLAVTCFMAAVKLHHLTERIANFREHIFQFVILEEQYQYSFWLCVAGATVHGVNLFIVAISVIHFPTLKTKTEEANVAAEDIMY